The Homo sapiens chromosome 5, GRCh38.p14 Primary Assembly genome includes a window with the following:
- the PRDM6 gene encoding putative histone-lysine N-methyltransferase PRDM6 isoform X2 produces MLKPGDPGGSAFLKVDPAYLQHWQQLFPHGGAGPLKGSGAAGLLSAPQPLQPPPPPPPPERAEPPPDSLRPRPASLSSASSTPASSSTSASSASSCAAAAAAAALAGLSALPVSQLPVFAPLAAAAVAAEPLPPKELCLGATSGPGPVKCGGGGGGGGEGRGAPRFRCSAEELDYYLYGQQRMEIIPLNQHTSDPNNRCDMCADNRNGECPMHGPLHSLRRLVGTSSAAAAAPPPELPEWLRDLPREVCLCTSTVPGLAYGICAAQRIQQGTWIGPFQGVLLPPEKVQAGAVRNTQHLWE; encoded by the exons ATGCTGAAGCCCGGAGACCCCGGCGGTTCGGCCTTCCTCAAAGTGGACCCAGCCTACCTGCAGCACTGGCAGCAACTCTTCCCTCACGGAGGCGCAGGCCCGCTCAAGGGCAGCGGCGCCGCGGGTCTCCTGAGCGCGCCGCAGCCTCttcagccgccgccgccgcccccgcccccggaGCGCGCTGAGCCTCCGCCGGACAGCCTGCGCCCGCGGCCCGCCTCTCTCTCCTCCGCCTCGTCCACGCCGGCTTCCTCTTCCACCTCcgcctcctccgcctcctcctgCGCTGCTGCGGCCGCTGCCGCCGCGCTGGCTGGTCTCTCGGCCCTGCCGGTGTCGCAGCTGCCGGTGTTCGCGCCTCTAGCCGCCGCTGCCGTCGCCGCCGAGCCGCTGCCCCCCAAGGAACTGTGCCTCGGCGCCACCTCCGGCCCCGGGCCCGTCAAGTGCGGtggtggtggcggcggcggcggggaggGTCGCGGCGCCCCGCGCTTCCGCTGCAGCGCAGAGGAGCTGGACTATTACCTGTATGGCCAGCAGCGCATGGAGATCATCCCGCTCAACCAGCACACCAGCGACCCCAACAACC GTTGCGACATGTGCGCGGACAACCGCAACGGCGAGTGCCCTatgcatgggccactgcactcgcTGCGCCGGCTTGTGGGCACCAGCAGCGCTGCGGCCGCCGCGCCCCCGCCGGAGCTGCCGGAGTGGCTGCGGGACCTGCCTCGCGAGGTGTGCCTCTGCACCagtactgtgcccggcctggcctACGGCATCTGCGCGGCGCAGAGGATCCAGCAAGGCACCTGGATTGGACCTTTCCAAGGCGTGCTTCTGCCCCCAGAGAAGGTGCAGGCAGGCGCCGTGAGGAACACGCAGCATCTCTGGGAG